The following is a genomic window from Niabella soli DSM 19437.
CTTTCCGTAGTGGCCGTTCCGTTAAATGCGCTGCTGAACTGGGTGTTCATTTACGGGCACTTCGGTATTCCGGCTTTTGGGCTGATCGGCGCAGGGTATGCCACGCTGATTACGCGTACCCTCATCTTTATTATTTTGGCCGTTGTCATTTTAAGGCACCGTATTTTTCAGCCCTATATGGCGGTTGCCAGGAATCAATGGCGGTTACAATGGGGCACCATAAAACAATTATTGAAAATAGGCGTTCCCAGCAGCTTGCAGATCGGGATGGAAGCCGGTGCTTTTGCGCTCTCAGGCATCATCATGGGTACGATCAGTGCCACCACCCAGGCGGCCCATCAGATTGCATTGAGTTGCGCTTCGTTCACTTTTATGGTGTCGATGGGCCTGTCGCAGGCAGGGTCTATCCGGGTAAGTACCGCTTTTGGCTCCCGCGATCTGAAACGCATTTCGGTGATCGGCAAAAGCACGATCCTGCTGGCGCTGATCTATGGATCGTGCTGCTGCCTGCTGTTCATCCTGTTGCGGTATCAGCTACCTCATCTTTTTAATACTAATACCGAAGTACTTTCTATGGCAGCCACCCTCCTGTTAATGGCGGCTGTGTTCCAGATCTCCGATTCCATACAAGCCATCAGCGCCGGGCTGTTACGCGGGATTAAGGACGTAAACGTTCCCACATTTTTTATTGCGATCGCCTACTGGGTACTGGGAATTCCTGTGGGTTGCTTACTGGCCTTTCACTTTGATATGGGCGGTGTGGGCATCTGGCTGGGATTGATCGCCGGCCTCAGCTTTTCTGCATTGTTTTTGACACTACGGTTTTTGAAGAAAGCAAAGGCAAATGTGGAAATATGAAAATGTGAGTAATGAGGCTTAGGAAACTACAAACTAGCGCATTTTATTAGGCCACAAAGGCACTAAGCCACTAATTTATTATTCTTGGAGCCTTCGTGTCTTCGTGGCATCAGACATTATATACTAGACTTAACACTAGCACACTTTCACATTCATCACATTTTCACATTATTAGTCATCATCCTTCCTCGCATCTTTCTTCTTTTCTTTAAATTGCAGGAAAGCTGCGCGTACCGGGGAAGGCGCCGGAGTGCCTTTGAGGCCCATCCACAAAATATCATTAAATACCAGGTCGGGCACGGCATCTTCCTCGGACCAGTTGAATTTTTCACTCATTAGCGCCAGTTTGCCTTTTGAGGGATTTCGATCGCTCAGATTAACATTTGCCGGCAGGTGATCAAACCCTGTATAATCCGCTTTACTTGTAAAGCTGCGCCAGAGCGGTGTTGCAGCGGCATCATATTGTGTCATTGGCGGCATTCCCAGGATCAGTTCCATGGTCCGTAATACTCCAGTGGTCGAATACATCGTATGATCCACATAATTTCTTTTTACATAGGGACTGATCACATAAGCGGTACTGCGATGCGCATCCACATGATCGGGACCGTTCTGCGCATCATCTTCCAGGATAAAAATCGCACACTCCTTCCATATCGGGCTCTTGCTGATATAGTCGATAAACATACCCACGGCCAGATCATTATCTGCTACATGGGCATAAGGCGTATGTCTTCCCGCGCGCATGCCTTCCGTATGATCATTCCCGAAACGTACAGTTGACAATTGCGGCAGTGCATGGATCGCCAACAGCGAATCAAAATCCTTTTTCCATTGCTGAAAACGCGTGGTATCCGCTACCGACAAATTAAATCCCGTATAGGTAGCAAAATGCCCTTTCAACACCTCCAGGTTTGCTTTTCCATTGTCAGCAAACTCACCATACGTGCGAAAAGATACTTTATTCCGTTTGGCATGATCCCAGATAAATCCATCCCTGTTGTTGGCGATCTTGCGCTCGCCCTCTCCGCCATAGGTACCGCCGCGACCGCCATAGCTGGAAGGCCATGTTTTTTCAAGGTAGTCGGTTGCATAAGCGCCCATGCTCCAGTTATGCCCGTCCGCGCTCACTTCAGCATTTACATAAAAATTATCCAGCAGCACAAAATCGTTTACAATTTTATGCAGGTTGGGGGTGATCCGTTTGCCAAAGATGCAAAGACTGGTATCACCATTGCCTTTTTCCACATCGCCCAAAACCTGGTCGAACGTGCGGTTCTCTTTGATCACATAAAAAACATATTTGATCGGGGAAGCCCCGCCCACTTTCATCGGAATGGGATTACCTGCCTCGCCCGATGCGATCAGTTCCTTATCTTTTGAGTACGGCGTATTTTTATAAACGGCCTGCGAATACACGGCGAGCTGCTGTGCCGTGGGCGTGGGAATAAAACTTAATGTGCCGGTAAATAACCCGGCAATGTATTGCACTTTTGCAGGCTGGTTGTTATCTCCCTTATGCCTTGCCACTGACTCCTTTGTATGGGTTGGATTGGGCCCGTAAGGATTGGGCAACGAAGACAGCCCCTTACCATTGGTTACCAGCAACTGGTTCCCAACCACCCTTACATTGGTGGGGTACCAACCTACCGGGATAAATCCCTTCGATACGGAGTTGCCGGTATTGCTTATGTCAAAAACCGCCAGGCAATTATTATCGGCATTAGCTACATATAACGTTTTGTTATCTTCAGAAAGCGCCACCCCGTTACTGGTAGAGCCGCTGGGCGCATTAGGATATAATGCGGCATTCAGCGTTTCTACAACCGCACGGGTTTCGGTATTTATAACCGATACGCTATTGTCGTTGGCGTTGGCAACAAACAATAATTTCCCGTTCTTGCTTAATGTCATTTCGTTCGGATGGCTGCCCACATGGATCTGGGCGGCTATTTTCTGCGCCGTTACATCCCATATCAACACTTTAGCATCCCCCCAAACACTAATATACAGGAGCTTCCTGTCCGGAGATAATTTACAGGCATACGCTTCTGCCCCCAACCCGATCTTATTCTTTATTTTCTTGGTGTTCAGATCAAACACATAAAGACTGCTGTCTTCCCGGGTAACCACATACAACTGGTTGGTTGTTTTATCATCCACATCCAGCCCGGCAGTACCAATTCTATTGGGCCATTTTTTCCCCAATACAAAAGAGTCCTTTAAGGCCAGCCTGTTCTTTTTTATCTCGTAACGATCCACCTGGTTATTATGCCCGCCCGAAGCGTAAATAAACTGATCGTTACCACTAAAAGCCAGTCCGTACCAGGATCTGGCGATAATGATACTGTCCAGCCGTTTTTGACTTTTGATATCGATCAGGTCTATCGTTTGTGTGCTTTGCCCGTTATTGGTTACTGCCGCTAATTTGCGGCTATTGCTTATCACCAGGTTTAACGGAAGGTCCCCCAACGTAATATTAGTGCCTGCCGGCGTTAGCGACCACTCATTAGGCAGTTGTATTTTTTTCGCTTCCAACTGCTGCAGGGTTTGAGCAGTTGTTATAAACGGCAGGCCCAGCATCAAGCCGCCGATAAAGGCTTTACCAATTGATTTCATCCCACAAATTACTTCGTTTTCTATAAATAAAAATAGGTTTAGAAAGATAAATAAAGAAAAGTTAATACAGATAACATACATATTGAAACAGAATCCGGACTATTTTAGACTTACAAGCGGTATAATTTTTATCTTCATTGCATGAATTTATTTAACCCGATACGGTTGCTCATTGGGCTGATTTGCCTCACCCCTGTTTTAGTAACGGCGCAAAATGCGGCAACCATTCATAGCAAAGCCATCCTGGTAGATGGACATAATGATGTCATCTATTCATCAATCTGGAATGGAAAGGACATTTCCCGGCCGGTACCCGAGGGGCAGACCGATTTTCCCCGCTGGAAAAAAGGCGGGCTGGATGTTCAGTTCTTTTCCGTGTTTACCGACCCCGAGCCCCGCAGTAAACTGGGTTTATTTACCGATGCCAATGACCAGATCGATTCGCTGGATGCATTGATCCAAAGGAACCCCCAATCCATAGTGCTGGCGCGATCTTATAAGGACATCATGAAAGGCATCCGTGAAAAAAAGATCGTTGCGCTTATTGGTGTGGAAGGAGGGCATATGATCGAAAACGATATGAACAAGCTGATAGCGTTACAGAAAAGAGGGATGCGCTATCTTACCCTTACCTGGAACAACAGTACTCCCTGGGCTACCAGCGCTATGGACGAAACCTTACATGCCGATACCCTGAAACACAAGGGGCTGACGGATTTCGGCAAGACGATAGTACGCAAGCTGAATGAACTGGGCGTACTGGTAGACCTTTCCCATACTGGTGAGCAAACCTTTTATGACGCCATCGCCACCAGCACCAGGCCCGTTATTTTATCGCATAGTTCGGTGTATAACATCTGTCCCGTATTCCGCAATGTGAAAGACGACCAGATAAAAGCTGTGGCAAAAAATGGCGGGGTCATCTGCATTAATTTCTTCTCGGGTTTCATCAGTAAAAAATATGCAGCTAAATCAGAGCAACTGTTGCAATATGATAAACAGTTCACAGACTCTGTGTATGCCCTTACGCATGATTCTGTTGAAACAAAAAAACAATGGGCGCATTACTACAAGGAACAGACGGAGCCCCTGCGGCCAACCCTGTCTGATGTGGTCGATCATATCGACTATATCGTAAAACTGGTGGGTGACGACTACGTCGGGATCGGCTCGGATTTTGACGGCATCACTTCCGTTCCCATAGGGCTCGAAGACGTAAGCTGCTATCCGGCGATCACGGCGGAACTGTTACGCCGGGGTTATTCTGAAAAATCCATTGACAAGATCCTCGGCGGAAATGTATTGCGGGTAATAAAAGCAAATTTTTGATTAATACTTCATTCAGTATGAAAATGCGCAATGGAATTATCGAAAAGCCGGGTTATAGCTTGACGGCATTTTTTTGGGAATCGTAGTATAATATCGTTTCTTTAAGCGTTGAATGCTCTCTTTTTTCCACTTTTTTCCCGAAAGCATTCGGGACCAAAAAGTAGAGCAAAAAGGGCAGGATCAAACGAATGCCTCCGGCCGTTTGACCGCCCACGCACACGAAAACACAAATCGAAAAGTGACCTCAAGGTTTTATTGAAGGGAAAAGTTGAAGTTGCTGTTTCCTCCACGCCGTAGGTCCCTTACCGCGCTGTCCCGATGGCTATCGCATGTGCGTCAAGCTAAGCGCGACATTCAATCTGCTGAAACTGCAACTACACCAGCATTTGAGCCATTTTCGCTCCGTTAGGAGCGTTGTGTTTATAGCAATCGCAATGGTATTTGCTCGGGCTCCGTAGGACGCCCCGTGTTTACGCGGCACCTGACGGAGCCGATGCGTTGCGTAGATGATCATGACTACTATAAACACGCGGCGCTTACAGCGCCTGAGTCGCCTTCCTTAGCTTGACGCACATGCGATGGCTATTGGGATTCCGGGAATGATCAATTGAAAAGAAGCTGTCGCTGCGTAAAAAATAGGCGCCCCCGAACCGTCTGTCTATTGTAGATTCCATTGCGTTATGGAATCGCCCGGATAAAGAGCTCTCCGATGAAAATGAAAAGATAAACC
Proteins encoded in this region:
- a CDS encoding bifunctional YncE family protein/alkaline phosphatase family protein, translating into MKSIGKAFIGGLMLGLPFITTAQTLQQLEAKKIQLPNEWSLTPAGTNITLGDLPLNLVISNSRKLAAVTNNGQSTQTIDLIDIKSQKRLDSIIIARSWYGLAFSGNDQFIYASGGHNNQVDRYEIKKNRLALKDSFVLGKKWPNRIGTAGLDVDDKTTNQLYVVTREDSSLYVFDLNTKKIKNKIGLGAEAYACKLSPDRKLLYISVWGDAKVLIWDVTAQKIAAQIHVGSHPNEMTLSKNGKLLFVANANDNSVSVINTETRAVVETLNAALYPNAPSGSTSNGVALSEDNKTLYVANADNNCLAVFDISNTGNSVSKGFIPVGWYPTNVRVVGNQLLVTNGKGLSSLPNPYGPNPTHTKESVARHKGDNNQPAKVQYIAGLFTGTLSFIPTPTAQQLAVYSQAVYKNTPYSKDKELIASGEAGNPIPMKVGGASPIKYVFYVIKENRTFDQVLGDVEKGNGDTSLCIFGKRITPNLHKIVNDFVLLDNFYVNAEVSADGHNWSMGAYATDYLEKTWPSSYGGRGGTYGGEGERKIANNRDGFIWDHAKRNKVSFRTYGEFADNGKANLEVLKGHFATYTGFNLSVADTTRFQQWKKDFDSLLAIHALPQLSTVRFGNDHTEGMRAGRHTPYAHVADNDLAVGMFIDYISKSPIWKECAIFILEDDAQNGPDHVDAHRSTAYVISPYVKRNYVDHTMYSTTGVLRTMELILGMPPMTQYDAAATPLWRSFTSKADYTGFDHLPANVNLSDRNPSKGKLALMSEKFNWSEEDAVPDLVFNDILWMGLKGTPAPSPVRAAFLQFKEKKKDARKDDD
- a CDS encoding dipeptidase yields the protein MNLFNPIRLLIGLICLTPVLVTAQNAATIHSKAILVDGHNDVIYSSIWNGKDISRPVPEGQTDFPRWKKGGLDVQFFSVFTDPEPRSKLGLFTDANDQIDSLDALIQRNPQSIVLARSYKDIMKGIREKKIVALIGVEGGHMIENDMNKLIALQKRGMRYLTLTWNNSTPWATSAMDETLHADTLKHKGLTDFGKTIVRKLNELGVLVDLSHTGEQTFYDAIATSTRPVILSHSSVYNICPVFRNVKDDQIKAVAKNGGVICINFFSGFISKKYAAKSEQLLQYDKQFTDSVYALTHDSVETKKQWAHYYKEQTEPLRPTLSDVVDHIDYIVKLVGDDYVGIGSDFDGITSVPIGLEDVSCYPAITAELLRRGYSEKSIDKILGGNVLRVIKANF
- a CDS encoding MATE family efflux transporter, with translation MNYQTESKRTLHLAFPIILGELAQISLHLVDTAMIGALGYKELAAAALVLNVINIPFVLGIGITISVAQMVSLAKGRFDRQLISHYLYNGFILCTIAAFVISGILIAGTPVLNHLDQKDPQVVAYAVPLMRIMGLSIIPMILFMTLKQFADGLQYTKTAMTLSVVAVPLNALLNWVFIYGHFGIPAFGLIGAGYATLITRTLIFIILAVVILRHRIFQPYMAVARNQWRLQWGTIKQLLKIGVPSSLQIGMEAGAFALSGIIMGTISATTQAAHQIALSCASFTFMVSMGLSQAGSIRVSTAFGSRDLKRISVIGKSTILLALIYGSCCCLLFILLRYQLPHLFNTNTEVLSMAATLLLMAAVFQISDSIQAISAGLLRGIKDVNVPTFFIAIAYWVLGIPVGCLLAFHFDMGGVGIWLGLIAGLSFSALFLTLRFLKKAKANVEI